One Salmo trutta chromosome 26, fSalTru1.1, whole genome shotgun sequence DNA window includes the following coding sequences:
- the LOC115163886 gene encoding vegetative cell wall protein gp1-like, with protein MGEMGAVGGHCALMMGRLTELCHISSPLLANYYGPCADNRLLSNRYKDKPAPPWPPPANPSSPSLSSPQHSSPRLSSPSLLSPPALIPQPPIPQPFIPPALIPQPLMPQSFIPPALIPQPLVPSPRPPASHPPAFYPPAFHPPSPHPPASHAPDFHPTSTHPPASRPQPSSPSLSSPQLSSPSLSFPSLLSPPALIPQPPIAQPFIPPALIPQPLMPQSFIPPALIPQPLVPSPRPPASHPPAFHPPALIPQPPIPQPFIPPALIPQPLIAQPFIPPAIIPHPLTPQPVVPQTLIPAAVISTV; from the exons ATGGGGGAGATGGGGGCCGTTGGGGGCCACTGTGCCCTCATGATGGGTAGAC TCACAGAGCTGTGCCATATCTCATCTCCCCTGTTGGCTAATTACTATGGCCCATGTGCTGATAACCGATTGCTCTCAAACAGATACAAAGACAAGCCTGCTCCTCCCTGGCCACCCCCGGCCAACCCCTCGTCCCCCAGCCTCTCATCCCCACAGCACTCATCCCCCAGACTCTCATCCCCCAGCCTTTTATCCCCCCCAGCCCTCAtcccccagcctcccatcccccaGCCTTTCATCCCCCCAGCCCTCATCCCCCAGCCTCTCATGCCCCAGTCTTTCATCCCACCAGCACTCATCCCCCAGCCTCTCGTCCCCAGCCCTCGTCCCCCAGCCTCTCATCCCCCAGCCTTTTATCCCCCAGCCTTTCATCCCCCCAGCCCTCATCCCCCAGCCTCTCATGCCCCAGACTTTCATCCCACCAGCACTCATCCCCCAGCCTCTCGTCCCCAGCCCTCGTCCCCCAGCCTCTCATCCCCCCAGCTCTCATCCCCCAGCCTCTCATTCCCCAGCCTTTTATCCCCCCCAGCCCTCATCCCCCAGCCTCCCATCGCCCAGCCTTTCATCCCCCCAGCCCTCATCCCCCAGCCTCTCATGCCCCAGTCTTTCATCCCACCAGCACTCATCCCCCAGCCTCTCGTCCCCAGCCCTCGTCCCCCAGCCTCTCATCCCCCAGCCTTTCATCCCCCAGCCCTCAtcccccagcctcccatcccccaGCCTTTCATCCCCCCAGCCCTCATCCCCCAGCCTCTCATTGCCCAGCCTTTCATCCCCCCAGCCATCATCCCCCATCCTCTCACCCCCCAGCCTGTCGTCCCCCAGACTCTCATCCCCGCAGCCGTCATCTCCACAGTCTAA